The sequence below is a genomic window from Fusobacterium varium.
ATAGTAACAACTACTACTGGAATGAACTTTTATGAGATCTTAGGAAGTCAATGTGACCTTGAAGAATTTTTAGAAGGATAAGAATTTTGAAACAGGCTAATATATATTAGCCTGTTTTTTAAAAATATAAAGGAGTTATTTTCATGATAAAAGCTATTTTCTTTGATATAGATGGAACTTTAGTTAGCTTTAAAACTCATAAAGTTCCACAAAGCACTATTGATGCTTTAAATTTACTTAGAAAAAAAGGTATTAAAATATTTATTGCCACAGGAAGACATCCCTCTATTATTAGTTTAGGAAATAATATTAATGAATTAAAATTTGATGGTTATGTAACTTTAAATGGTCAATACTGCTTTACTGATAATAAAGTTATTTATAAAAAAAGTATATGCAAAGAGGATATTATAAAATTAGTTGAGTTTTTAAAAACTTCAAATTATCCTTGTGCTTTTATTGAGGAAAAAGAGTATATGTATATTAATCATATCAATGATGATGTAAAATCTGTACTTAAAAGTGTTAATGTACCACTTCCTAATGTTAAAGATATCTCTAGAGCTTTAGAAAATGAGATTTTTCAGTTAAATCCATATATTCCACCAGAAAAAGATCATATTTTTATGAAGATATTAAAAAATTGTGATCTAACTAGATGGAATCCTCTATTTTCAGATATTATTCCTGCTGGTGGAGGAAAACATATTGCTATTGAAAAAGTTAGAGAATTTTATGGTTATTCTAAAGAGGAAACAATGGCTTTTGGTGATGGTGAAAATGATATAACCATGCTTTCAAATGTAGGTATAGGAGTAGCTATGGGAAATGCAAATGAAGCTGTAAAAAAAGTAGCTGATTATATTACTACTTCTGTTGATGAGGATGGAATATATAATGCCTTAAAACATTTTTCTATCATTTAAAAAATAAATTTTTATTTCTTTATTATTTTATGAAAAAGCAATATTAATACTTTGAAAATAAAAGAACAAAAAAACTCGTTTTAAAACAAAAATAATTTTTATTAAATATTTTTACAAAAAATTTTATATTTATTTATAAAAATATTATGAAATATCCAATTTTTATGATAAAATAAATATGTGTTGTTAATTTATTAAATATATAATTTCTCTGGGGAGTGATCATTGTGGATTTACATTATTTAAAAATATTCTATGAAGTTGCTAAGGAAAAAAGTTTTACTAAAGCTGCTAGTAAATTATATATAAATCAATCTGCTGTATCTATTCAAGTAAAAAAGTTTGAAGAAATTCTTAATGCAAAACTTTTTGATAGAAGTTCAAAAAAGATAAAACTTACATATACAGGAGAAGCTCTTTATAAAATGGCTGAAGATATTTTTGATAAAGTAAAAAGAGCTGAAAAAGAGATATCTAGAATTATAGATTTAGACAGAGCTAGAATCTCAATTGGAGCTACTTCAGTTATTGGTGAACCACTTCTTCCTAAACTTATGAAGGGATTCTCTCAAGCTCATGAAGAGATTGAGTATGATATTACAATTGCTGAAAAATCATATCTTTTAAAACTTTTAAAAGAGGGAGATCTTGATATTTTAATTATTGACGAGGAACATATTACAGATTCTAACTTAGAAGTTTTAACTATTGAGAAGATGCCTTATGTTCTTGTTAGTAAAAAAGAGTATCACAGTATGGAAAGTGTTTCAAAAGATCCGCTTATTACTCGTGAAACTATTCCTAATAATAACGAGGCTATTGCTGTTATTGAAGATAAATACAGAATATCTTTTGATTCAAAAATATCAGTTTTAGGAAACCTTGAGGTTATAAAGGGAATGGTTAGAGAGGAGATTGGAAATGTTATCCTTCCTATGTATGCAGTTCATAAAGAGATTAAAAATGGAGAGTTTAAAGTAATTTATACTGTTAATGAAGTAAAAGATGGATATCAAGTTGTAATCACTAAAGATAAGAAAAGCTTAATCCAAATTATTAAATTCATTAACTTTATCCAAGATTATCAAATCCAATATTAATATTAGGAGGCTAAATGAACTTAATAGATTCTTATAAAGCTGAAGCTTTACTTTTAGAAAATTTTATAAAAGAAGAGGAAGAGAGAAGAGAAACTGAAAAGGTAGCAAAGGAGTTAGCTAATATATTCAATGCTGGTAATAAAGTGCTAATCTGTGGAAATGGTGGAAGTAACTGTGATGCTTTACACTTTGCAGAGGAGTTTACTGGTAGATTTAGAGGAGATAGAAGAGCTCTTCCTGCTATTGCTATTGCTGATTCTTCTCATATAACTTGTGTTGGTAATGATTATGGGTTTGATTCTATATTTTCACGTGGTGTAGAAGCCTATGGTAAGTCTGGAGATATGTTTATAGGTATATCTACTAGTGGAAACTCAAACAACGTAATCAAGGCTGTAGAGGCTGCTAAAAAGTTAGGTATGAAAACTTGTGTTCTACTTGGAAAAGATGGAGGAAAATTAAAGGGAACTTGTGACTTTGAATTTATAATCCCTGGAAACACTTCTGATAGAATTCAAGAGATTCATATGATGATCCTTCATATTATTATTGAGGGAGTAGAAAGATTAATGTTTCCTGAAAACTATTAATAAAATCTAAAATTTACTACATCTTTTTTCTTATGAGAAAGGATGTAGTTTTTATTTTATCTTTTATTTTCTTTTTTTATATGATAAACTTTTCTTATAATAATACAGCTAGGAGGTGTACTATGTTACAAAAAATAACTTTAATAGATGATGAAATATTTAAAATAAAAGATGATAATAGTGAAGAGATATATTTCTCTGCTAATCAAGAATGGTATCATGGAGAAAGACAAAGACTTGCTGGTTGTGGTCCTACTACAGCATCTATGCTTATCTATTATTATAACTATAAACATTCAATTATAATTCCACCTCTAAAATCTAATATCTTAGCTCTTATGAATGAGATGTGGAATTTTGTAACTCCTGAACATAGAGGTATCCCTACAACTTCTATATTTTGTGAAAAATTAAAAAAATATATTGAGAAAAATAGTTTAGGTGTAACTTTTAATATTTTAGATATTCCTGAAGATAAAAATAGCCGTCCAAATTTCTCTACTCTTGTAAATTTCTTAAAAACTGGACTTGAAAATGATAAACCTATTGCTTTTTTAAATCTTTGTAGTGGAGCTGAAGAAAATCTAGATCGTTGGCATTGGGTTATCCTCTTCTCCATTGAGTATGATATTGATAATAATATTCTATACGCCTATATTTTTGATGAAAATATTATAAAGAAAGTTAATCTAGAATTATGGTTAAACTCTACCTCTCTTGGTGGTGGATTTGTATATTTAAACTATTAAACAAAAGAAGCTGTTGCATTTTTTTAAGTATCTATTTAGTTCATTAATATCGTTAGATTTAGAGCAAAGTTCCTTTGCATTTTGCGATTATTAGTCAATTTTAATTATCTCTATTTCTTTTTAACATCAAGTTGCTTCCATGTCAGTGAATAAAGAATCCCTAGGCTTATTCCGTTAAAAATGCAAAACTCGGCTTCGCCTCAAACACGTTGCATTTTCTTAACTGCATTTCGCTAAGGGATTCTAGTATTCACTTCCAAATTACACCAACTTGATGTTAGGGAAAATTACTTTTTAATTGATAGCTGAATGATTACTTTGTAAAAATAAAAAGAAGCTGAGCAAAATTATCAATTTGCAACAGCTCCTTTATTATCGTTATTTCTCTTCAAGTTCTACCTCAAATTCAAATCTATCTCCACGTACCAAACTTACTGTATACTCTATTATCTCCATTCCAGCATATGTCCATCTCTGTAATCTTATAATCGGACTTCCTTGTGGTATAGTTAAAATTTCTGCAATATTCTCATCTGCTAAAAGTACAGAAAATCTTTCAGTTGCCTTTGTAAAACTTATATTATATCTATTTTGAAGTATATCATATAGAGGATTTTCTAATAAAATATTCTTCGAAAGTCCTTGCATCTTCTTTTCTAATAGGTATGTTTTTTCATACATAACTACTTCATCATCAGCTAATCTAAGACGTTGCAATTCATATACTTTATCATCTTTATTTATATTTAACTCTTTACATATTTTTTCATCAGCTTTTTTCTCTTTAAATGATAAGACTTTTGAACTTGGAGTTTTTCCCTGTTTTTTTGCCTCTTCTGTAAAACTATAAAATTTAAGAAGTTTTTGTTTCATCACTCTTGAAGATACAAAAGTTCCACAACCTTGAACTTTATATATATACCCCTTTTTCTCTAAATATGCAATAGCTTGTCTTACAGTTGATCTACTTAAATTATATTTTTCACAATACTCTCTCTCAGTTAAAATTCTATCATTTTCTTGTAAATTCTTTTCTTTTATATCATTGATAATTATTTCTGCTAATTGATAATAAAGTGGACTTTTCGACTGAAACATTCCCATTTCCTCCATATAAATATTTATACAATACTAAAATTATATCACTACTCCTATAAATTTACAAGAAAATAAACTCTTTACTTTAGATAAAAGCACCCAAAACTTTAACTAAAATTTTGGGTGCTAATCTCTATTATTTATTAAATCTTCCTACAAACTCATCCATATTTACAACTTTTCCAGTTACTCTTGATTCTTCAGCTGCAAAAGCCATAATGTGACTCTCTAAAGATACCTTTGGATTTGTTCTTGTATCCTCTAGTTTTCCTTGACATAGTTTTATAAAGTCTTGCATAAGTCCAGTATCTCCTCCACCATGTCCTCCTAAAAGTACATCTGGAATTATCTCTGTTTTCTTTCCATTTGCAAAACGTCCTTCACCTTTTCCAAATTCATATACTTCTATATGATTTTTTAAATCATTTCCTCTAATTTCTCCTTTAGTTCCCATGATCTTAATAGTTCTGCATACTTCATCTGTAAAGGCACATAGGTTAAATGTTACATTTACTCCATTATCAAACTCTATTATAGAAACCATATTATCTACAACATTGTTATCACACTTATAAACACATCTTCCATATTTATTTGTTCTCAATGATTCTTCCAATGCCTCTTTAGTTTGAATTTCAGTTGCTACAAGTGTAGGCCATGCTCCTAAATTATTATAGTAGATTTTTTTAGGTGAGTAGATACAGCTATCTAGGTATTTACAATCTAAACATCTTTCTGCTGATCCTTCAGGTGCATTTTCTCTTTTAAAATGTCTTAATTGTCCAAAAGATGCTATTCTTTTGCAAGAACTTCCACCTAGTAACCAAGATAAAATATCTAAATCATGGCAACTTTTTTGTAAAATCAATGGACTTGTTTCATCTGAATTTCTCCAGTTTCCTCTCACAAAGCTATGAGCAAAGTGGTAGTTTCCTATATTTTCATTGTGTTGAATATCAACAACTTCCCCTATAATTCCACTTTCAATTAACTCTTTCAATTTGCTAAAGAATGGAGTATATCTCAATACATGGCATACCATTACTTTTACACCATATTTTTCTGCCATTTTCACTATATTTATACACTCATCAACTTTATTTGACATAGGCTTTTCAAGTAAAATATCATATCCTTTTTCCATAGCTATTTTTATTGGCTCAAAGTGCATATCATCACCAGTAGCTATAATTACAGCATCACAAAACTTATCCTTTGCTAAAAACTCTTCCCAACTTTCAAAAACAAACTCTGGATCTAATTTATGATCTTCCATCATCTCTTTTCTTTTTAATGGATTTGGTTCAGCTATTGCTATAACTTTTGCCTCATCTGTATAATTTAAAATATATTTTGCATAAACATCTTTTCCTCTATTTCCTGCTCCAATAACTCCAACTTTTATCATAAATTTCTTGCTCTTTTTTGAGCAATTCGCCTCCTTGATATTAAAAATCATTTATTTTAAAGTAATTCTACTCTTTTACTGCTCCAGCTACTATACCAGATAAAATCTTCTTCTTG
It includes:
- a CDS encoding GntR family transcriptional regulator, encoding MGMFQSKSPLYYQLAEIIINDIKEKNLQENDRILTEREYCEKYNLSRSTVRQAIAYLEKKGYIYKVQGCGTFVSSRVMKQKLLKFYSFTEEAKKQGKTPSSKVLSFKEKKADEKICKELNINKDDKVYELQRLRLADDEVVMYEKTYLLEKKMQGLSKNILLENPLYDILQNRYNISFTKATERFSVLLADENIAEILTIPQGSPIIRLQRWTYAGMEIIEYTVSLVRGDRFEFEVELEEK
- a CDS encoding Gfo/Idh/MocA family oxidoreductase; the protein is MIKVGVIGAGNRGKDVYAKYILNYTDEAKVIAIAEPNPLKRKEMMEDHKLDPEFVFESWEEFLAKDKFCDAVIIATGDDMHFEPIKIAMEKGYDILLEKPMSNKVDECINIVKMAEKYGVKVMVCHVLRYTPFFSKLKELIESGIIGEVVDIQHNENIGNYHFAHSFVRGNWRNSDETSPLILQKSCHDLDILSWLLGGSSCKRIASFGQLRHFKRENAPEGSAERCLDCKYLDSCIYSPKKIYYNNLGAWPTLVATEIQTKEALEESLRTNKYGRCVYKCDNNVVDNMVSIIEFDNGVNVTFNLCAFTDEVCRTIKIMGTKGEIRGNDLKNHIEVYEFGKGEGRFANGKKTEIIPDVLLGGHGGGDTGLMQDFIKLCQGKLEDTRTNPKVSLESHIMAFAAEESRVTGKVVNMDEFVGRFNK
- a CDS encoding LysR family transcriptional regulator; amino-acid sequence: MDLHYLKIFYEVAKEKSFTKAASKLYINQSAVSIQVKKFEEILNAKLFDRSSKKIKLTYTGEALYKMAEDIFDKVKRAEKEISRIIDLDRARISIGATSVIGEPLLPKLMKGFSQAHEEIEYDITIAEKSYLLKLLKEGDLDILIIDEEHITDSNLEVLTIEKMPYVLVSKKEYHSMESVSKDPLITRETIPNNNEAIAVIEDKYRISFDSKISVLGNLEVIKGMVREEIGNVILPMYAVHKEIKNGEFKVIYTVNEVKDGYQVVITKDKKSLIQIIKFINFIQDYQIQY
- a CDS encoding Cof-type HAD-IIB family hydrolase is translated as MIKAIFFDIDGTLVSFKTHKVPQSTIDALNLLRKKGIKIFIATGRHPSIISLGNNINELKFDGYVTLNGQYCFTDNKVIYKKSICKEDIIKLVEFLKTSNYPCAFIEEKEYMYINHINDDVKSVLKSVNVPLPNVKDISRALENEIFQLNPYIPPEKDHIFMKILKNCDLTRWNPLFSDIIPAGGGKHIAIEKVREFYGYSKEETMAFGDGENDITMLSNVGIGVAMGNANEAVKKVADYITTSVDEDGIYNALKHFSII
- the gmhA gene encoding D-sedoheptulose 7-phosphate isomerase produces the protein MNLIDSYKAEALLLENFIKEEEERRETEKVAKELANIFNAGNKVLICGNGGSNCDALHFAEEFTGRFRGDRRALPAIAIADSSHITCVGNDYGFDSIFSRGVEAYGKSGDMFIGISTSGNSNNVIKAVEAAKKLGMKTCVLLGKDGGKLKGTCDFEFIIPGNTSDRIQEIHMMILHIIIEGVERLMFPENY